The genomic DNA TGGATGCTTACAGAAAGATCTTTTCTTCTCACTAGCAGTCACAGCCAGCCATTGGTTCAGATCAAGCTTTAAAAAACATTGtcgaaaaataagtaaatgactcAACACCTGAAGAACAGAATTCATATAGCAAGTATTCCCCAAATTTCTCAATCCTGTTACACCAGGAGTTACTATTGGCTTTCGTTTAACTGAggagtcattgattttttgagatcTTTCATCTTCTGAGGTAGAGAGTACTTTGTCTTTTGCTGTTGACGCTGGCATTTGTGCTGGCACCTGAACAGGAACTATTTCTATTATGGTCGACTGAGCGAGCCCTTGTAAACGTAAACTCTTTCTTGGAGGCATACTTTCCAATTCTGCTTTAACTTGATACTCTAATTCTTGCCGTCTTCGCTTTACTTCTCTTTTTACTACTAATTTTTCCTGAAAttgttcttcttgcttttttcttccaATGGGTGATTGTTCAAACCATGTTCGAAAGATTTTACCCATTAATATCCTTCTCCTGTGCCAAAGAGCAGTATACATTTGATCTTCATTTTGAAGCAGAGATTGGGCACCGTCATATAAGAAATAAGAATCATCACTTGTACCCATGGACCGTAAAACCATCCCACTACGAGTCATGCAGTGATAATTTTGACTTTTGATTGCACTTAATGTACTCCGTAGTAACTTCAGGTCTCCAGTTGCATTATCATTCAGAACATAATCGTCACAAAGGTAACAAAAAACATACATCTCATTCACCTCCAATGCAACAGGATGACTGCTTTCTTGAAAGTGCTTGAGTGCGTGCTCTTCAATATATCTTCCACAGGCAACATGGGAGCAGCTAAGGCAAGCCCAAATGGACTCGGTCGTGTTGCAGTCCACACAGTGCCATTTCTGAGGGTTGAGGCTGGAATGGTCTTGAGCAAGCCGCAGCTGCCCAACATGTTTGCACTTATCCATTGTTAGCATTTATTTAGTCTAGCTGAGAAACGCATAATCCAAACAAGTCTCTGTTCACAACACTTGAAGCATCTGAAAACTAAACAGAACAATGTCaagtattaataaaaacaagacgccaatatttttcatatttttcccaAGCATAATAAAGGTTTGTGTCCTTTGCTCCCAATTTCCAGGCTGTTAAAATACCATTGGCAGTTCTCACATTTCCCTTGCTCTAGACTTCCCTAATCTCACATCCACCTTGCTCTGAAAGCACAGACACTTCACTTTCTCTAATGAGTCAcctttaacttttgtttttaactttctgcCACCATCTAGTGGTGAAAAATGGGTAGTAATCACTTTCCACTGAAATAGCTTAAGATCTATCCTTTTTACCCAGTAGTCTGAGGGCAGTTTCCAAAACTACATTtctttttcgttttgttttgttttgagacagagtcttgctctgtggcccaggatagagtgcagtggtgcaatctcagctcactgcaacctctgcctcctgggctcccatGATTATTGTGTCttggcctccaagtagctgggattataggcatgcaccaccatgtacagctaatttgtttttcgtatttttactagagacagggtttcgtcatgttgcccaggctggtcttgaactcctgagctcaggtcatctatccaccctggcctcccaaagtactgggattgcaagcatgaaccactgtgcctggccccttttctTAAAGACTGGGGTTGGCAAGACCCAAATATATCTCactaatatttataaacattctgAGCCCTATGCAGAGTTAATAAAGCATAATCAAATAAGAAAGGCTGAGTTTTAAGGCAGAAAAACGTAGGTTTGAATTGTACCTTTGCCACACACTGTTAAATGTATGATTTTGAGCAAATGTTTTAACTTCTCTAAACCATACCAACTTCAATTGAATTGTTGAAGAACTGAGAGATAATATTTATCTGACACAcggtaaatgctcagtaaatggtagttTTAATTGTAGCTACAGCGAACAAATTaccctatttaaataaataatattagatATTCTATTTAATTaccattaaacttatttttttccattgggtAAATCAATAATTGCCTTTAATTCATAGCTCTATAACATACTCTGAGGCTGAACAGACTTGACAGATGGCTttagggaaagagaaagacagaagaggagaaagtgCTTTTGTATTTGAATATTCTCAGGAACAtacaaggaaataaagagaaaaaaaagaagaatatgaaGAGGGTAGCAATAAGCTTTTATCACATTCTAGCAGGCCTAAGCCTATCTGAAATTataagcttatttaaaaaaaaaagaagcttacgTGATTTTTGACACAGAACTTGTTCCTTTATCAGTTAAAGTCAGGAACACTTCTGCTCTAAGTTATTTACATGTAATGAAcagaaatcttatttaaaaagtcGTGATCACAAAACACCTTTTTCATTGATTTAATACAAATCAAAGACAAATTTCAGGGTTTGAGTGGAGACCTAGTTACGGAACACTAAAAACACTCTACGTATCATGACCAAGGCATTAAATTTTTAGGGCAGTTGAAACTGTGAATTTCAATGGTACCTGCAAGTGCCACCTCCAGGCCTCAGGAAAACTGCAAAAGCAGTTGATATTTGGTTCCTtcccacctgtttttgtaaaatctCATAATCGTTCCTTAATTTTTAGGTATCAGGTACTGACCAGTCCCAACTCTCACAtgttcacatttctttcttttttttctttttcttttcttttctttttttcttttttttttttttttttttgagacagggtcttgttatgtcacctaggctggactgcagtggtgcagtctcagctcactgcaacctccacctcctaggttcaagcgattctcccacctcaacatTGCcggtagctgagaccacaggcatgtgccattacgcctggctaatttttgtatttttggtagagacatagtttcaccatgttgcccaggctggaactcctggcctcaactgatccaccctcctcagcctcccaaagtgctaggattacagacatgagccactgtgcccggcccccatGTTCACACACGTTTTAagtgcacattttaaatttacttctctctctcaaaatttcCAGAGGTTTAAAATCGGGTCAAATATGCTATTTTATTAGAACACCTAGGATTTGACAATAGTTGCTAATGGTAAAATTGAGACATCAGTGATTAATATATTCCACTATCCCATACCTTTCTGTACTGAGGCAAGaaaccttggagtcatccttgactctctctctctctaaatctATCCTTCAGGAAAAATGGTtgactctaccttcaaaatatactgAGAATCTGACTTACTTAGTGCCTCTACTGCCACCAACCTGATCCAATCTACAATCAAGTCCTACCTGGATTACTGCAGTAAGGCTCCCAGATGTTCTCTGCACTTCTGTCCTTACCGCCATGAATGGTCTACTCTCAACACACAGTAGCACGGTCTGCATCTAGACCTAAATAACCACTTTAGGGGTTCCTTGCTGTAGTCCTCCTCCATTAATGTGTAGTCAGCAAGGCCAAGGACATGTGGCCACCTGAAGTCTGCACACACCAGCAACTCCCCTTCTAGAGCCACTTGCTGGTACCTGGGACTCAGAGAATTACTTGCCCTAATCATCCCCAAGCTTGCTTCTAGGGCCTATGAGCAACATAGAGCCACTGAAGAAATCTGTAGAGGAGAATGATACGATCAGATCTGTGGGTTACAGAGGAATCTGAATTACAAAGAGCTCTGGAGAAGGGATGAGTGGTTAAGAGAGACTAACAGTCCAGAAATTATAAGGAAATTAAAGCTGCAGGAGTATAGCAGTTTTGAAGAAGGGGCAGAGGTAGAATTagtgcttaataaacattggTTGAGAGAACTTACTCAATTTGGAGGTTAAGGAAAGAATCTAGGGCTCTATATTACCTTTGattcaaaatggataaaataaagaaCGCAGAGAAAATTTAGTTAAACACGTTTCTGGTAaatcatagaaaataatttttattttattttttgagacgaagtctcactctgttgcccaggctggaatgcagtggcgctatcttggctcactgcaatctccaccccccgggttcaagcgattctcctgcctcaacctcccgagtagctgagattacaggcacacgtcaccatgtccagctaatttttgtatttttagtagagatggggtttcaccatgttggtcaggctggtcttgcgctcctgacctcatgatccgcctgccttggcctcctaaagtgctgggattacaggcgtgagccaccatgccaggccaaaaataattattagttcAACATCCTTGCAGAGATGAAGAAGGAAATGCCAGCATTTACTCTCAAAAAAGATCATTTCattccaaaattttaaagatgtagAATGAGTTAACACCTTCAGAAAAGGCTCAATAGAAAAAAGTCTGGTgataatacatacatttattctgAGGTTATCTCTGGGTAATGGGACTGCAAATTCTGTACTTTCTTTATTAATCTATACtttcaaaattgtaaaaataacgTTTTAAAGAAAAGCAACTCAGATAGCGTTATGTATGTGTTAAATTGTACACTAGCCTCTTTACTCCTTTCTCTACTCTGCAAATAAATTCCCTTGAATACAAAAAAAGTGCTTGTTTCATTGAAGCTGTTGCTAAAAAATCTATTTAGATAATAAAGTACTTGACCTTCAAAAGAAGTGGCATCTATAATTAAACACATCATTCTATTTATACAAAATTGTGAAAAGGGTGAAATCTTGATTAGATGTCATCTGAGAGACATCACGGTAGAAGAGAGGTATTACAGTAAAACGGTTAGTGAGCACACCCTGGAATCTATATACCCGAGTTTAACACTTGACAGGATTTACTATGTGGCCATAAACTATGTGCTAgatacctcagttttcttatctgtaaagtaatAGTGGTAATAATACCAATAGGGTTGTTCAGGGAATTAACTTAGAACAACTCCTGGCACTTAATAATATGGCCCTCAGTACATCTTAGCTGccaatagtaataaaataataataaattattattataaatgctAGTTTCCTTCTAGTTGATCACTTTTAGCCAGGGATTCCTTCTTCTCAGCCAAACGTGTACTAAGACCAACCAAGGTGCTAAGAGATAATCAAGATGTTAGCTAAGAACTAAGGTCTGACCTCTCCCAggggtatttgcattttaaaaggggGTCTCTCAAAGAtaagacctttttaaaaatagaaagacgTGAAACCAGCATAGTGGAATGACAGATCACGAGATTAATATTTTAGGGTAGGGGGCCCACTTACCCTGTCTACTTACAAAAGAAATCAGTAGGGGGTGGACAACAGAGGCAACGGCACAGAGGAAAGCAGGAGCTGCAGAGCCAGGCTGCTGTCCCCAGAGATCTCCAgtttgcactcctgcctggagcTGAAGCTCAGACAGTTACTAGGGTATCCCCAAAGGGGCCTCACCACACAAAGATCTAAGAGCTTGGATGAAAGAAAGGAGGATGGTAGTATTTTCTTGACACTTTCTATTTTCCTCTACTGGGTTCAGAGCACCTCTTTTCATTTGCTAATCCACCGCTGTGAACTATGCATTAGCTCTGGCATCAGCAGATTGGAT from Papio anubis isolate 15944 chromosome 9, Panubis1.0, whole genome shotgun sequence includes the following:
- the USP44 gene encoding ubiquitin carboxyl-terminal hydrolase 44 isoform X2, with the translated sequence MLTMDKCKHVGQLRLAQDHSSLNPQKWHCVDCNTTESIWACLSCSHVACGRYIEEHALKHFQESSHPVALEVNEMYVFCYLCDDYVLNDNATGDLKLLRSTLSAIKSQNYHCMTRSGMVLRSMGTSDDSYFLYDGAQSLLQNEDQMYTALWHRRRILMGKIFRTWFEQSPIGRKKQEEQFQEKLVVKREVKRRRQELEYQVKAELESMPPRKSLRLQGLAQSTIIEIVPVQVPAQMPASTAKDKVLSTSEDERSQKINDSSVKRKPIVTPGVTGLRNLGNTCYMNSVLQVLSHLLIFRQCFLKLDLNQWLAVTASEKKRSFCKHPPVTDTVYQMNECQEKDTGFVRSRQSSLSSGLSGGASKSRKMELIQPREPTSQYLSLCHELHTLFQVMWSGKWALVSPFAMLHSVWRLIPAFRGYAQQDAQEFLCELLDKIQHELETTGTSLPALIPTSQRKLIKQVLNVVNNIFHGQLLSQVTCLACDNKSNTIEPFWDLSLEFPERYQCSGKDIASQPCLVTEMLAKFTETEALEGKIYVCDQCNWFWVHCNDSKLSMCTMDEVCKAQAYILFYTQRVTENGHSKLLPPELLFGSQHPNEDADTSSNEILS